A portion of the uncultured Bacteroides sp. genome contains these proteins:
- a CDS encoding glycoside hydrolase family 88 protein — MRKTLFSLAILATLPYINASNELSIVEKVANYILRDHNHQLEIREDGTCKISSYYQEWRYVNGVLNLSMMDLYRITGNDKYRDFARDNLAFFFNKNNQNLMRKDYEKGIKNTGYYRFFSMKSLDDCGAMGAALVELSKFYPYKEYTAYLKKIADYILHKEKRLPDGTLCRGNDDNLTVWLDDLYMSLSFLTHYGTAYQDTECFDCAAQQVIQFDSLLSDKTSGLYYHCYYHKTHEQGVAHWGRANGWGLYAQTLLLSTIPENHPLRGRLLQIFRRAVRSISRFQDKNGMWHQLLDKEDSYQETSCTAMFTYCIAHGINKGWLEQEYLSVVKRAWNGITSSYITEKGELKNVCVGTGISYDLPFYYERPTPLNDAHGLGPFIQAGIEVYKLSEKQGN; from the coding sequence ATGAGAAAAACATTATTTTCTTTAGCTATTCTTGCTACACTTCCTTATATAAATGCTAGCAACGAGTTATCTATCGTTGAAAAGGTTGCAAATTATATTCTGAGAGATCATAACCATCAGTTGGAGATCAGAGAAGATGGAACATGCAAGATTTCAAGCTATTACCAGGAGTGGAGGTATGTGAACGGTGTTCTTAACCTTTCGATGATGGATTTATACCGAATTACCGGAAATGACAAGTATCGTGACTTCGCGAGAGATAATTTGGCTTTCTTCTTTAATAAGAACAATCAAAACCTAATGAGAAAAGACTATGAAAAAGGCATAAAAAACACAGGATACTATCGATTCTTTAGTATGAAAAGTTTAGATGATTGCGGAGCAATGGGGGCTGCGTTAGTAGAACTGAGCAAGTTTTATCCCTATAAGGAGTATACCGCTTATCTAAAAAAAATAGCAGATTACATCCTTCATAAAGAAAAGAGATTACCCGACGGTACCCTTTGTCGAGGAAACGATGACAATTTAACCGTATGGTTGGATGATCTCTATATGAGTTTATCCTTCTTAACTCATTATGGAACTGCATATCAAGATACAGAATGCTTTGATTGCGCTGCGCAGCAGGTCATTCAATTCGATAGTCTGCTTTCAGACAAAACTTCGGGACTATATTATCATTGCTATTACCATAAAACGCATGAACAAGGAGTCGCCCATTGGGGAAGGGCAAATGGATGGGGATTGTATGCTCAAACATTGTTGTTAAGTACAATCCCTGAAAATCATCCGCTGCGTGGTAGATTGCTGCAAATCTTCAGGCGAGCCGTAAGAAGTATTTCACGTTTCCAGGACAAAAATGGGATGTGGCATCAATTACTCGACAAGGAGGATTCTTATCAAGAAACGTCTTGTACGGCCATGTTTACTTACTGCATTGCTCATGGTATAAATAAAGGATGGTTGGAGCAGGAATATTTATCAGTAGTAAAGCGAGCATGGAATGGTATTACTTCTTCTTATATAACGGAAAAAGGAGAATTAAAAAATGTGTGCGTAGGAACAGGAATCTCCTATGATCTTCCTTTTTATTATGAAAGACCGACGCCACTAAATGATGCACACGGACTTGGCCCATTCATACAGGCCGGCATCGAGGTCTATAAACTATCAGAGAAACAGGGCAATTAG
- a CDS encoding TonB-dependent receptor — protein sequence MENEKMKKTVELKKQLITGLLGLSLVCIPLLGTARAVAGGTIHSMQERNQANISVVGKVADESGVGLIGVNVSVLKGTAGTVTDLNGDFKLTAPKGSVLVVSYVGYITQKVEARPGVILKITLKEDAQMLDEVVAIGYGTVKRKDMTGSVGSVGNHELVAIPVVSPVEAMQGKLAGVRVTTPEGNPDAEVIIRVRGGGSITRDNTPLYIVDGFPVNSISDIPTADIESIDVLKDASSTAIYGSRGSNGIVLVTTKSGKAGKVTINYNAYVGLKKAATKINTLDIEDYLKWQYENFALADDLDSYTKAIGTWNSLPGIAKTISTTDWQDKVYGRTGNIFSQNLSISGGSEKLRFNFGYSRIDEKAILETSKFKRDNLSLKLNYEPNKKTNLEFSARYSSTKVFGDGQSDSSGDLNSVPSSSFGRIRHSIIQTPLTLNAENSDIVLDENDIDSGLEDPIVALNDNYKERARQNFNMNGAFTWHILKNLTFRADVGLDIYTNDLNYFFGTTTYESQNNTQADYKNLPVTQKTSVDRKTFRNTNTLSYDFKDWLPTKHTLNLMIGQENVVIRESKTTARIEGFPDFYDAKMAFNFSAQGTPTKYDQFFYQDDKMLSAFGRLNYDYMGKYLFSGTLRADGSSKFARGKRWGYFPSAALGWRIIEENWMKNTRDWLSNLKLRLSYGTSGNNNIPSGQTTKNYSITQSSWLNIASSYLTAGTTMSNTNLQWETTHSLNAGLDFGIFNNKLNGSIEIYKNNVKNLLMEMQVAGCGYNTQYQNVGETQNSGFEITLNYSAINKKDYGLDVTFTLGHNKNKVVSLGEMTSYTKASYWASTEVGADYIIEPEKPVGSIYGYITDGRYEVNDFTGYENGKWILKDGVADDSGVVGVVRPGSLKLKNKTEGDNVVNDNDKTIIGDANAFAVGGFSINGRLKGFDLNANFTYSIGNDIYNADKIDQTSTRSSMWRNMSDVMANGKRWTNIDANGNLINDATTLTSLNAGTTMWSPYTTKAVIHSWSVEDGSFLRLANLTVGYTLPKNMMKKVHIENLRVYTTASNLFCLTGYSGADPEVDCKRNYLICPGVDYSAYPKSRQFIFGVNLTF from the coding sequence ATGGAAAATGAAAAAATGAAAAAGACTGTGGAGCTAAAAAAACAGCTTATAACAGGATTATTGGGACTTTCATTGGTGTGCATTCCTCTTCTTGGTACAGCTCGTGCTGTAGCAGGAGGAACGATTCATTCTATGCAAGAAAGGAATCAAGCAAACATCAGTGTTGTGGGTAAAGTAGCGGATGAATCAGGCGTAGGCTTGATCGGAGTAAATGTTTCTGTACTTAAGGGAACAGCTGGTACTGTGACAGATCTAAACGGAGATTTTAAGTTAACGGCTCCGAAAGGTAGTGTTCTTGTAGTGTCTTACGTAGGGTATATAACTCAAAAAGTAGAGGCTCGTCCGGGAGTTATATTAAAGATAACCTTAAAAGAAGATGCACAGATGTTGGATGAAGTGGTTGCCATTGGTTACGGCACAGTGAAACGTAAAGATATGACTGGTTCTGTAGGTTCTGTCGGAAATCACGAACTTGTAGCTATTCCGGTTGTGTCTCCCGTGGAAGCTATGCAAGGAAAGTTGGCGGGTGTGCGAGTGACTACACCCGAAGGAAATCCTGATGCCGAGGTAATTATCCGGGTACGCGGAGGAGGGTCTATCACGAGAGACAACACGCCACTTTATATTGTAGACGGTTTTCCTGTGAATAGTATTTCCGATATACCAACAGCCGATATCGAATCCATAGATGTGCTCAAAGATGCATCTTCTACGGCCATCTATGGATCCAGAGGTTCCAATGGTATTGTACTTGTGACAACCAAGAGCGGTAAAGCCGGTAAGGTTACAATAAACTATAATGCCTATGTTGGCTTGAAGAAGGCTGCCACTAAAATCAACACCTTGGATATAGAGGATTATTTGAAGTGGCAGTATGAAAATTTTGCCTTGGCTGACGATTTAGATTCTTATACCAAAGCAATCGGTACTTGGAATAGTCTTCCCGGCATAGCGAAAACTATTTCTACAACAGATTGGCAAGATAAAGTCTATGGCCGTACTGGAAATATTTTCAGCCAGAACTTAAGTATCTCCGGCGGATCAGAGAAGTTACGCTTCAACTTTGGCTATAGTCGTATCGATGAAAAAGCAATCTTGGAAACATCTAAATTCAAGCGGGATAACTTGAGCCTCAAACTTAATTATGAACCAAATAAAAAGACAAATCTGGAATTCTCTGCCCGCTATTCGTCTACAAAAGTGTTTGGAGACGGACAAAGTGATAGTTCGGGCGACTTAAATTCGGTTCCTTCCAGTTCGTTCGGACGTATTCGACATTCCATCATTCAAACGCCTTTGACGTTGAATGCAGAAAACAGTGACATAGTGTTAGATGAAAACGACATTGACAGCGGCCTCGAAGACCCGATTGTGGCTTTAAATGATAATTATAAGGAACGTGCCCGTCAGAATTTTAATATGAATGGGGCCTTTACCTGGCATATTCTAAAGAACCTGACTTTCCGTGCGGATGTTGGGTTAGATATCTATACTAATGATCTGAATTATTTCTTTGGAACTACGACCTATGAATCCCAAAACAATACACAAGCTGATTATAAGAATTTGCCGGTAACACAAAAAACAAGCGTTGATCGTAAGACTTTCCGTAACACCAATACACTGAGCTATGATTTTAAGGATTGGTTACCTACGAAACATACATTGAATTTAATGATCGGTCAGGAAAATGTCGTGATACGCGAAAGCAAGACAACCGCTCGTATAGAAGGGTTCCCCGATTTTTATGATGCAAAAATGGCCTTCAACTTCTCTGCTCAAGGTACCCCTACAAAGTATGATCAATTTTTCTATCAAGATGACAAAATGCTTTCGGCTTTCGGACGTTTAAATTATGATTATATGGGCAAGTACTTATTTTCCGGAACTCTTCGAGCTGATGGGTCCAGTAAATTTGCGAGGGGAAAACGCTGGGGATATTTTCCTTCGGCTGCATTGGGATGGCGCATCATTGAGGAAAATTGGATGAAAAATACCAGAGATTGGCTGAGCAATTTGAAATTACGTTTAAGCTATGGCACCTCCGGCAATAATAATATCCCTTCAGGACAGACCACAAAGAATTACTCCATCACTCAATCCAGCTGGCTAAATATTGCCAGTTCCTATTTAACAGCAGGTACTACGATGAGTAATACAAATTTGCAGTGGGAAACAACTCATTCATTGAATGCCGGACTTGACTTTGGAATCTTCAATAACAAATTGAACGGTTCAATTGAGATCTATAAAAACAACGTAAAGAATCTATTGATGGAAATGCAGGTAGCCGGTTGTGGGTATAATACGCAATATCAGAATGTAGGCGAAACGCAAAACTCCGGTTTTGAGATAACACTAAACTACTCTGCCATTAATAAGAAAGATTATGGCTTGGACGTGACTTTCACTTTAGGGCACAATAAGAACAAGGTCGTGAGCCTTGGTGAAATGACCTCTTATACCAAAGCCTCTTATTGGGCAAGTACTGAAGTTGGAGCGGATTATATCATTGAACCAGAGAAACCGGTTGGATCCATTTATGGTTATATCACAGACGGGCGTTACGAGGTCAACGATTTTACAGGATATGAAAATGGAAAATGGATATTGAAAGATGGAGTGGCAGATGACTCAGGTGTTGTAGGTGTAGTTCGCCCGGGTAGTTTGAAGTTAAAAAACAAAACCGAAGGTGACAATGTAGTGAATGATAACGACAAAACGATCATTGGAGATGCCAATGCATTTGCTGTAGGCGGCTTCTCTATAAACGGACGTTTGAAAGGCTTTGACCTGAATGCTAATTTTACGTATAGCATTGGCAATGACATCTATAATGCAGATAAGATAGACCAAACTTCAACACGTAGTAGTATGTGGAGAAACATGAGTGATGTAATGGCAAACGGCAAGCGTTGGACGAACATAGATGCAAATGGCAATCTGATTAATGATGCCACAACATTGACTTCACTGAATGCCGGTACTACGATGTGGTCCCCCTATACCACAAAAGCCGTAATTCATAGTTGGAGTGTGGAAGATGGTTCCTTCCTGCGATTGGCAAACTTAACAGTGGGATATACACTACCCAAGAATATGATGAAAAAAGTACATATTGAAAATCTTCGTGTTTATACTACGGCTTCTAATTTATTCTGCCTGACGGGTTACTCCGGAGCGGATCCTGAAGTAGATTGCAAAAGAAATTATCTCATTTGTCCGGGTGTCGACTATTCGGCTTATCCTAAAAGCCGTCAATTCATATTCGGTGTAAACCTTACTTTCTAA